A DNA window from Pseudorasbora parva isolate DD20220531a chromosome 5, ASM2467924v1, whole genome shotgun sequence contains the following coding sequences:
- the fn1a gene encoding fibronectin 1a isoform X2 yields MSGGPLGTALAVALLVCTVQCMPKGTGKHRRQAQEHSVSSVSQDGCIENSRFYEVGEKWERSFLGNTLICTCHGVSGIKCKSKPDAEETCYDKVNSRSYRVGETYERPKDGMIWDCTCIGSGRGKISCTIANRCHEGGHSYKIGDTWKRPHDTGDYMLECVCLGNGKGEWTCKPVAERCFDNAASASYMVGETWEKPYQGWMMVDCTCLGEGNGRITCTSRNRCNDQDTRTSYRIGDTWSKTDSQGHVLQCLCTGNGRGEWKCERHASLHTTSLGTGSRVVTNVQPAVFQPHAVPEHPVEGSCLTDAGVSYALGMRWMKTQGNKQMLCTCLGNGVSCEESESQSQVYGGSSGGQPCVFPFVFRGKTFYSCISEGRSDGQLWCSTSSDFEKDYKYSFCTSKHVMVTTRGGNSNGALCQFPFLYNGRNYTDCTADGRRDGMKWCGTTYNYDREQRFGFCPMAAHEEVCTTGEGMMHRVGDQWDRRHDVLGHMMRCTCVGNGRGEWSCIAYSQIKDQCIVDHLTYEVNQTFTKQHEEGYMMNCTCFGQGRGRWKCDAIDQCQEPETRVFYQIGESWDKLIQGIHYRCYCYGNGIGELSCEPQQSFSGGHRPVQVIISESGNQPNSHPIQWNAPASAHITQYILKWRPKNTHIQWMEVTIPGHLNSYTIAGLKPGVIYEGQLISILRFGRRETTRFDFSTVQGSLATSEGETTQPPPMVDTSESVTEITSSSFVISWVSASDTVSGFRVEYELSEEGGQTGEPIVLDLPHTATSVNISELLPGRKYTVNVYEVTGEGEPNLILTTSQTTAPDAPSDHEVEDVGETAIIISWSKPVAPITGYRVVYTPSEEGSAGSTELNLPNTATSVTLGDLRPGLLYNISIYSVEESLESEPVFVQVTTAGEPLTVATSEGETTQPPPIMDTSESVTEITSSSFVISWVSASDTVSGFRVEYELSEEGGQTGQPIVLDLPHTATSVNISELLPGRKYTVNVYEVTGEGEPNLILTTSQTTAPDAPSDHEVEDVGETAIIISWSKPVAPITGYRVVYTPSEEGSAGSTELNLPNTATSVTLGDLRPGLLYNISIFSVEESLESEPVFVQVTTAGEPLTEEVPSPTDLQFFEVSDSKITITWTGPSTEVSGYRVSVGEVGPDGLTERQLPLPVTQNAYAEITPLQPGTLYRFFVFTLKSGEESEPLVGEQATKPDQPTNVHFTSITEDSAVIIWSAPRAQITGYRLFLTVEGSNPKQLRIPARLSQYTILNLQPDTEYTATLHAERGNVLSEGSLATFTTIQPMGNAPYFSTDVTDTSIIVSWTPVPKIGYKLTVRPSQGGEAPRDEISESGSVLISGLTPGVEYTYSVQPVINGHEHGNPITRRVVTPLSPPTDLNLESNPNTGELTVQWNDAKIPDITGYRVTCTPTNGQQGNSLEEFVKAGQNSCTLENLSPGVEYNVSVFTVKDEMESVPVSTTVTADVPKITDLNYINITDSTIGLSWTPLNSTAITGYRITVVAAGDSVPIFVEFVEPTTDFYTVHGLEPGIDYDITITTVTENGESEPITITQQTAVPAPSGLSFGEVSADSMLLTWNAPQVPKPSDIDSYIIHYHPVDDDDDTIERTVEGSKTFAILNHLVPNTEYLVSVICVYEGRKSSPVMGTQRTVLDAPVSLQFSDVGTNSFTVRWQAPQAVISGYRIRYQMTSGGRAKEERLPPSRSHFTLTGLTPETEYSINVYAVSGSRDSLPLTGTQSTISDAPTDLEVISSTPTSITVRWDAPSVTVRYYRITHGESGGYDAPEEFNVPGSQSTATIEGLRPGTDYTITVYAVTGRGDSPASSTPIHVIHRTDIESPSEMEVTDVKDNTITVRWSPAVGPISGYRVTGTPLNGQGPVFSEVVAPDQTEMTFSGLMPTAEYTVSVYALGQDGESPPLIENIVTMDKPKDLSFSDVDSTSMRITWESPDGVVSSYRVLYYSPEEGERELFPAPYGDVESAVIRNLRPGTEYTVKVIALHDRTPSPPLVGTQTTAIPGPTNLRFSQVGPTFFTVSWTSSDVRLTGYRVAITPKNKNGPTKEDNIAPDSTEFHATGLMPGTDYEVEVYGVKNSLTSRRVKGEVTTPDNISPPRRVRISNLKDSSITLTWRSKTETISGFLVEATPTMGGHNPIQRTIEPDSRTYTITGLQPGTPYKINIYTLNENARSEPFTLTATTAKPVISPPTNLHFTSLTSNSISFTWEPPRSTITGYYVTYEEAGDIPKELTPRPQAGRTFAFISGLKPSTEYIIKIVALNNAQRSTPLVGKANTQPESHQLTPQLPDPSRPRHDILDVPEDNDHFNNHVQMLGPNRHNTLGQQGKHIYTEYQSFNLGNNGQHPHTPNHRKPLVYIPLPGADGQRVPVVKVNEGPEPGFPFGGLYNETNLPQESQTQTTIIWQPVPHTSEYVVSCSPITEINEKSFQMRLPGTSTSATLFGLTAGASYNVLVESVNGDQKQKVLEDVVTVGNSVPGAGVIPTSRDVCYDTFTATYHEVGAEWERMSETGFKLWCKCLGLGSGHFRCDSSKWCNDNGHNYRIGEKWDRHAENGHMMSCTCLGNGKGEFKCEPHESTCYDEGKLYQVGNQWQKEYLGAICTCTCHGGQQGWRCENCRRPGAEVDADLIQPPVHTDAFDRYRENALRKLNIQCPIECLRPDLLADAQNPLE; encoded by the exons ATGTCCGGTGGCCCTTTGGGCACGGCGTTGGCAGTGGCTTTGCTCGTCTGCACTGTGCAGTGTATGCCGAAAGGAACGGGGAAACATAGGAGACAAGCTCAGGAACACTCTGTGTCATCCGTGTCCCAAG ATGGCTGTATTGAAAATAGTCGGTTTTATGAAGTTGGAGAGAAGTGGGAGCGCAGTTTTCTGGGAAACACACTGATCTGCACTTGTCATGGAGTTTCTGGAATAAAGTGTAAATCGAAGCCTGATG CTGAAGAGACCTGCTATGATAAAGTAAACTCTCGTTCCTATCGGGTCGGGGAGACTTATGAGAGGCCCAAGGATGGGATGATCTGGGACTGCACTTGCATTGGCTCTGGCAGAGGGAAAATCAGTTGCACCATTGCAA ACCGCTGTCATGAAGGAGGGCACTCCTACAAGATTGGAGACACATGGAAGAGACCCCATGACACCGGAGACTACATGCTGGAGTgcgtgtgtttgggaaatggGAAAGGAGAGTGGACCTGCAAACCTGTTG cgGAGCGCTGTTTTGACAATGCAGCTAGCGCATCCTACATGGTTGGTGAAACCTGGGAGAAACCTTACCAGGGCTGGATGATGGTAGACTGCACCTGCCTCGGGGAAGGAAATGGACGTATTACATGCACATCCAGAA ACCGCTGTAACGACCAAGACACACGCACTTCTTACCGGATCGGGGACACATGGAGCAAGACAGATTCTCAAGGACATGTGCTACAGTGTTTGTGTACTGGAAATGGACGTGGAGAGTGGAAGTGCGAGAGACATGCATCACTGCACACTACTAGCCTGG GTACTGGGTCTCGTGTGGTGACCAATGTCCAGCCTGCGGTGTTCCAGCCGCATGCTGTGCCTGAACACCCCGTGGAGGGATCCTGTCTGACAGACGCAGGTGTTTCCTACGCCTTGGGAATGCGGTGGATGAAGACCCAAGGCAACAAACAGATGTTGTGTACGTGCTTGGGGAACGGTGTCAGCTGTGAAGAGTCAG AGAGCCAGTCCCAGGTGTATGGTGGGAGCTCAGGTGGCCAGCCGTGCGTCTTCCCTTTTGTGTTCAGGGGGAAAACTTTCTACTCCTGCATATCCGAGGGAAGGAGTGATGGGCAGCTTTGGTGCAGCACCTCATCAGACTTTGAGAAGGACTACAAGTACTCCTTCTGTACCAGCAAACATG TCATGGTCACAACCAGAGGAGGAAACTCCAATGGCGCACTCTGTCAGTTCCCATTCCTCTACAACGGCCGTAACTACACTGACTGCACCGCTGACGGCAGGAGAGATGGCATGAAATGGTGCGGCACAACTTATAACTATGACCGAGAGCAGCGGTTTGGCTTCTGTCCCATGGCAG CTCATGAGGAGGTGTGTACCACTGGCGAGGGTATGATGCATCGTGTGGGAGATCAGTGGGACAGACGCCATGATGTTCTGGGTCACATGATGCGCTGTACGTGTGTGGGCAATGGTCGTGGAGAATGGAGCTGCATTGCTTACTCACAAATCAAAG accaGTGCATTGTGGATCATTTGACCTACGAAGTAAATCAGACTTTCACTAAACAGCATGAGGAAGGCTACATGATGAACTGCACCTGTTTCGGCCAAGGCCGTGGACGCTGGAAGTGTGACGCTATTG ATCAGTGCCAGGAGCCAGAGACTAGAGTGTTCTATCAGATTGGAGAGTCCTGGGACAAACTTATTCAGGGAATTCACTACAGATGTTACTGCTATGGAAATGGCATCGGGGAGTTGAGTTGCGAGCCTCAGCAGTCTTTCTCTG GTGGTCATCGTCCAGTCCAGGTGATTATATCAGAATCTGGCAACCAGCCCAACTCCCACCCCATCCAATGGAACGCCCCGGCTTCTGCACACATCACACAGTACATACTCAAATGGAGGCCG aaaaacacCCATATCCAATGGATGGAGGTCACTATTCCAGGCCATCTGAACTCTTACACTATCGCAGGACTGAAGCCAGGAGTCATTTACGAGGGCCAACTCATCAGCATCCTGCGTTTTGGACGTAGAGAAACCACtcgttttgatttctccaccgTGCAAGGCTCAT TGGCTACCTCTGAGGGAGAGACCACCCAGCCCCCTCCGATGGTGGACACCTCTGAGTCTGTGACTGAGATCACTTCCAGCAGTTTCGTCATCTCTTGGGTTTCTGCGTCCGACACAGTGTCTGGATTCAGGGTGGAGTATGAGCTGAGTGAGGAGGGAGGCCAGACAGGAGAGCCCATAGTCTTGG ACCTTCCTCATACGGCTACATCCGTGAACATCAGCGAACTTCTCCCAGGAAGAAAGTACACTGTAAATGTGTATGAAGTGACAGGAGAAGGAGAACCTAACCTGATCCTTACCACTTCCCAGACTACAG CTCCTGATGCTCCTTCTGATCATGAAGTGGAGGATGTGGGGGAGACTGCCattatcatcagctggtctaaACCTGTGGCTCCTATCACGG GTTACCGTGTGGTTTACACACCATCTGAAGAGGGCAGTGCTGGCAGCACTGAGCTAAACCTGCCTAACACTGCTACCTCAGTGACCCTGGGTGACCTTCGCCCTGGTCTGCTCTATAACATCAGCATCTACTCAGTGGAAGAGAGTCTGGAGAGTGAACCCGTTTTTGTTCAGGTCACTACAGCTGGAGAACCACTGACAG TGGCTACCTCTGAGGGAGAGACCACCCAGCCCCCTCCAATAATGGACACCTCTGAGTCTGTGACTGAGATCACTTCCAGCAGTTTCGTCATCTCTTGGGTTTCTGCGTCCGACACGGTGTCTGGATTCAGGGTGGAGTATGAGCTGAGTGAGGAGGGAGGCCAGACAGGACAGCCCATAGTCTTGG ACCTTCCTCATACGGCTACATCCGTGAACATCAGCGAACTTCTCCCAGGAAGAAAGTACACTGTAAATGTGTATGAAGTGACAGGAGAAGGAGAACCTAACCTGATCCTTACCACTTCCCAGACTACAG CTCCTGATGCTCCTTCTGATCATGAAGTGGAGGATGTGGGGGAGACTGCCattatcatcagctggtctaaACCTGTGGCTCCTATCACGG GTTACCGTGTGGTTTACACACCATCTGAAGAGGGCAGTGCTGGCAGCACTGAGCTTAACCTGCCTAACACTGCTACCTCAGTGACCCTGGGTGACCTTCGCCCTGGTCTGCTCTATAACATCAGCATCTTCTCAGTGGAAGAGAGTCTGGAGAGTGAACCCGTTTTTGTTCAGGTCACTACAGCTGGAGAACCACTGACAG AGGAAGTTCCCTCTCCAACCGATCTGCAGTTCTTTGAGGTGTCTGACTCTAAGATCACAATCACTTGGACTGGTCCATCCACTGAAGTGTCTGGGTACCGTGTGTCTGTGGGTGAGGTGGGTCCAGATGGATTGACCGAGAGACAACTCCCGCTCCCGGTGACACAGAACGCCTATGCTGAGATCACACCCCTCCAACCTGGAACCCTCTACCGGTTCTTCGTCTTTACTCTCAAATCAGGGGAAGAGAGTGAGCCACTGGTTGGAGAGCAAGCTACAA AGCCTGACCAACCCACCAATGTTCATTTCACTAGCATTACTGAAGACAGTGCTGTAATCATCTGGTCGGCTCCTAGGGCTCAAATCACAGGTTACAGACTTTTCCTGACTGTTGAGGGTTCAAACCCCAAACAGCTGCGTATTCCCGCTCGCTTGTCACAGTACACCATCCTCAACTTGCAGCCTGATACGGAGTACACTGCCACTCTGCATGCAGAAAGAGGCAATGTGCTTAGTGAGGGGTCCCTCGCCACCTTCACCACAA TTCAGCCGATGGGAAATGCTCCTTACTTCAGCACTGATGTCACAGACACTTCCATTATTGTCTCCTGGACCCCTGTGCCTAAAATTGGATACAAG TTGACAGTGAGGCCTAGCCAAGGCGGAGAAGCCCCTAGGGATGAGATCTCAGAGTCTGGTAGTGTCCTCATCTCAGGCCTAACCCCTGGAGTTGAGTACACCTACAGCGTCCAGCCAGTTATCAATGGTCATGAGCATGGCAACCCCATCACTCGACGGGTGGTCACTC CTCTTTCTCCACCCACGGATCTGAACCTGGAGTCCAACCCCAACACCGGAGAGCTGACAGTTCAGTGGAACGACGCTAAAATCCCAG ACATCACGGGATACAGAGTGACCTGCACCCCCACCAATGGACAGCAAGGGAACTCTTTGGAGGAGTTTGTGAAGGCTGGACAGAACTCGTGCACATTAGAGAACCTGAGCCCAGGAGTGGAGTATAATGTCAGCGTGTTTACTGTGAAGGATGAAATGGAGAGCGTTCCTGTCTCCACAACTGTGACTGCGG ATGTGCCCAAAATAACTGACCTTAACTACATCAACATCACTGACTCCACTATCGGCCTCAGCTGGACTCCTCTTAACTCCACGGCCATTACCGGCTACCGTATCACAGTGGTGGCTGCTGGGGACAGTGTCCCAATCTTTGTTGAATTTGTGGAGCCCACGACAGACTTTTATACAGTGCACGGTCTGGAGCCCGGTATTGATTATgacatcaccatcaccacagtCACCGAAAACGGAGAGAGTGAACCTATCACCATCACCCAGCAAACGG CTGTCCCTGCCCCATCTGGCCTGTCATTCGGAGAAGTGTCTGCAGACAGTATGCTGCTGACATGGAATGCCCCTCAGGTGCCCAAACCCTCTGATATCGACAGCTACATCATCCACTATCATCCGGTCGATGACGATGATGACACCATTGAGCGCACTGTGGAAGGAAGCAAAACTTTTGCCATTCTTAACC ATCTTGTACCCAACACTGAATACCTGGTGAGTGTGATTTGTGTCTATGAGGGGAGAAAGAGCTCACCTGTGATGGGCACTCAGAGAACAG TCCTCGACGCTCCTGTCAGCCTGCAGTTCTCTGATGTCGGCACCAACTCCTTCACTGTGCGCTGGCAGGCTCCTCAAGCTGTTATCTCAGGATACCGTATCCGCTACCAAATGACCAGTGGGGGGCGTGCTAAGGAGGAGAGACTGCCCCCATCAAGAAGCCATTTCACCCTCACAGGCCTGACCCCGGAGACAGAGTACAGCATCAACGTCTATGCCGTCAGCGGATCCCGCGATAGTCTGCCTTTAACTGGAACCCAGTCTACCA TCTCTGATGCCCCCACTGACCTTGAAGTTATCTCCTCAACACCAACCAGCATCACAGTTCGTTGGGACGCCCCCTCTGTCACTGTGAGGTACTACAGGATCACACACGGAGAGTCAG GAGGGTATGACGCTCCTGAGGAATTTAATGTCCCTGGCTCCCAGTCTACAGCCACTATTGAAGGCCTACGTCCAGGCACCGATTACACCATCACCGTTTACGCTGTGACCGGCAGAGGGGACAGCCCTGCGTCCAGCACCCCCATCcatgttatacatagaacag ATATTGAGTCTCCATCGGAGATGGAGGTGACTGACGTGAAGGACAACACTATTACTGTACGCTGGAGCCCAGCAGTTGGTCCCATCTCAGGATATCGTGTCACGGGAACTCCACTAAATGGACAAGGACCTGTTTTCTCTGAAGTGGTGGCTCCAG ACCAGACTGAAATGACGTTTTCTGGCCTGATGCCGACAGCTGAGTACACCGTCAGCGTCTACGCTCTGGGCCAGGATGGAGAGAGCCCCCCTCTGATTGAAAATATAGTCACAA TGGACAAACCCAAAGACCTGTCCTTCAGTGACGTGGACTCAACCTCCATGCGCATCACCTGGGAGAGTCCTGATGGCGTGGTCTCCTCTTACAGAGTGTTGTACTACAGTccagaggagggagagagagagctgttCCCTGCCCCGTATGGAGATGTGGAGTCTGCAGTGATCCGCAACCTCAGACCGGGCACAGAATACACTGTGAAAGTCATCGCACTGCATGACCGGACCCCCAGCCCCCCTCTGGTGGGCACTCAGACTACAG CTATTCCTGGGCCCACTAATCTGCGCTTCTCCCAGGTGGGTCCAACATTCTTCACTGTCTCCTGGACTTCCTCTGACGTCAGGCTGACGGGTTACCGTGTTGCCATCACCCCCAAGAACAAGAACGGCCCCACTAAAGAGGACAACATCGCCCCTGACTCCACTGAGTTTCACGCCACTGGGCTCATG CCTGGCACTGATTATGAAGTGGAGGTTTATGGTGTGAAGAACTCTCTCACCAGCCGCCGTGTCAAGGGAGAAGTCACAACACCTGACA ACATCAGTCCACCTCGACGTGTCCGTATATCCAATTTGAAGGACTCCTCCATCACTCTTACCTGGCGCTCTAAGACCGAGACTATCTCAGGCTTCCTGGTagaagccacacccaccatggGCGGACATAATCCTATCCAGAGAACCATTGAACCTGATTCACGCACCTACACGATTACTG GTCTGCAGCCAGGAACCCCTTACAAGATCAATATCTATACTCTGAATGAAAATGCACGTAGTGAGCCTTTCACCCTTACAGCTACTACAG CAAAACCAGTTATCAGCCCACCTACAAACCTCCATTTCACCTCTTTGACTTCTAATTCGATCTCCTTCACCTGGGAGCCTCCACGAAGCACAATCACTGGATACTACGTGACCTATGAGGAGGCTGGAGACATTCCTAAAGAGCTGACCCCTCGACCCCAGGCTGGCAGGACCTTTGCTTTCATCTCTG GTTTGAAACCAAGCACAGAGTACATTATCAAGATTGTTGCATTAAATAATGCTCAGAGAAGCACTCCACTGGTTGGAAAGGCAAATACTC AACCGGAAAGTCACCAGCTGACCCCTCAACTCCCAGATCCCAGCCGGCCACGACACGACATCCTAGATGTCCCAGAGGACAACGACCACTTCAACAACCACGTGCAAATGCTGGGGCCAAACAGACACAACACACTGGGGCAGCAGGGCAAGCACATCTACACTGAATATCAGAGCTTCAACCTGGGAAACAACGGCCAACATCCTCATACCCCAAATCACCGCAAGCCCCTGGTCTACATCCCTCTGCCAGGAGCAGATGGCCAGAGAGTGCCAGTGGTAAAGGTGAACGAGGGCCCTGAACCAGGATTCCCCTTTGGTGGCCTTTACAATGAGACAAACCTGCCCCAGGAATCTCAGACCCAGACCACAATCATATGGCAGCCTGTGCCGCATACCTCAGAGTATGTGGTTTCATGCAGTCCCATCACAGAGATCAATGAGAAGAGCTTCCAG ATGCGTCTGCCTGGTACGTCTACTAGCGCCACACTGTTTGGTCTCACTGCTGGTGCTTCCTATAATGTTCTTGTGGAGTCTGTCAACGGAGACCAAAAACAGAAAGTCCTGGAAGATGTTGTGACTGTCGGAAACAGTG TTCCAGGGGCTGGAGTGATTCCCACAAGCAGGGATGTGTGCTACGACACATTCACCGCCACCTACCACGAAGTGGGCGCGGAGTGGGAGCGCATGTCTGAGACAGGCTTCAAACTCTGGTGCAAGTGCCTTGGCCTCGGCAGTGGTCATTTCAGATGTGATTCATCCA AGTGGTGCAATGACAATGGCCACAACTACCGAATTGGCGAGAAGTGGGACCGCCATGCCGAGAACGGTCACATGATGAGCTGTACCTGTCTGGGCAATGGAAAAGGAGAGTTTAAATGTGAACCCC ATGAATCCACCTGTTATGATGAGGGGAAGTTGTACCAAGTTGGCAACCAGTGGCAGAAGGAGTATCTCGGAGCCATTTGCACCTGTACCTGCCACGGAGGACAACAG GGCTGGCGCTGTGAGAACTGTCGTCGTCCTGGTGCTGAAGTTGATGCGGACCTCATTCAGCCTCCAGTGCACACCGATGCTTTCGACCGCTATAGAGAGAACGCCCTACGCAAACTA AACATCCAATGTCCCATCGAGTGCCTGAGACCAGACCTGTTAGCAGATGCCCAGAACCCTCTAGAATAA